Below is a window of Clostridia bacterium DNA.
ATGCCCACGATGGCCGGGGTCGCCCCTAGCTGAGCGGTTAAGTAGATAGGAATTAAAGGGTAAACCATTTCCGTGGATACATCGGTGAGCAGGCTAACTAACCCTAAAATGATTATGTTGAACAACAGTCTGTCCTCCCCCAAAAAATCGGTTTCTGGCGGGACCCTACACCAGGACGTCTGCTCGCTACCAACTAGGGCTCAGGCTTCTTCATAATGTCGCCTCCGCCAGCGGCTTCCCCTCTTAGCCCAGGTGACACGGCCTTGAGTGCTCGGCGTACTGTCACTTCCGCACCATTGCCCCGACATCCCCTACTGGGCTTTTTCATTGCCCAGCTGTACGGTCTGGCCGCATGCGGCACTTCGGCCGTAAGCGCAGGTTGAAGGAAAGAAAAGTCCGCCAGATTCTGGCGGGAAAAGATTTTTTTGGCCCGGGAAGGCTGTCATCCGGCCTCAAGTCACCGGTAGGTTGGGAAACCCGGCCGCTTCCAGCATGTTGCCGATAGCCTGGCGAAAGCGAGGGCTCAAAACCATCAGGTGGGGAACTATCTGGGAAAACACGGTGGTTATGCTAGGCAAAAATTCCAGCAGCGCTTCTTCGATCTCTTTTTCCTTGGGATCGCTGGGTGGTTCCGGCGGGTTATCCCGAAGTACTTGCTTATCCTTCTCCGACATGGACATCAGGCGCTCCCACTTTCGGCCTACCTCCGCCTCCAGGTTGGCCAAATCCAGCGGCGATGCCTTCAGTGCCTCTACCAGCCGCTCCGGGTACTGGATCTCCTCCGCAGCATCCAAGGCCGCCACCAACGATATCCAGGCCTGCTCCTTCTCAGGCGTATCTAGCGGTTCATCCAGAAAATAGCCGTAAGTTATGCCCATCAATTTACCAAAGGGACCAGGAAAGATCCGTTCCAATTCCCTTCTCATGTATCCCTCCCGCCCCTTGGCGTCAAGCTCCAGTGACCGCCAAAAACTGTCCAGCCGC
It encodes the following:
- a CDS encoding MerR family DNA-binding protein yields the protein ERLKQISVLRRLGVPVAEIKEALRGTGQLAQILKQHLARLEGEIEEKEKSRRAIKSCLEDLAREVSPKEVIRRLDSFWRSLELDAKGREGYMRRELERIFPGPFGKLMGITYGYFLDEPLDTPEKEQAWISLVAALDAAEEIQYPERLVEALKASPLDLANLEAEVGRKWERLMSMSEKDKQVLRDNPPEPPSDPKEKEIEEALLEFLPSITTVFSQIVPHLMVLSPRFRQAIGNMLEAAGFPNLPVT